One Thiocapsa sp. genomic window carries:
- the clpA gene encoding ATP-dependent Clp protease ATP-binding subunit ClpA, whose product MLSKELEFTLNRAFKEARAKHHEYMTVEHMLLSLLDNPTAAKVLKACGTDAEKLRREITAFIDETTPLIPDSEDRDTQPTLGFQRVLQRAVFHVQSAGKKEVTGANVLVALFSEQDSQAVYLLNQQDVTRLDVVNYISHGISKVPGESQDDEIPGDVDEPRGEEKEGSSPLETFATNLNEMARIGRIDPLIGRAAEVERTVQILCRRRKNNPLFVGEAGVGKTAIAEGLAKKIVDGEVPEILSDAVIYSLDLGALVAGTKYRGDFEKRLKAVLAQLKRQRHAILFIDEIHTIIGAGSASGGVMDASNLIKPVLASGDLRCIGSTTYQEYRGIFEKDRALARRFQKIDVEEPSVEETFEILKGLKSRFEEHHQVTYTNPALRAAAELSNRYINDRHLPDKAIDVIDEAGAHVQLKSPAKRKKRIDVGDVEAIVAKMARIPSKKVSASDTESLKNLDRDLKMVVYGQDAAIDALTASIRMNRSGLGTEEKPIGSFLFTGPTGVGKTEVTRQLARILGMELLRFDMSEYMERHTVSRLIGAPPGYVGFDQGGLLTEEVNKHPHAVLLLDEIEKAHPDVFNLLLQVMDHGTLTDNNGRKADFRNVVLVMTTNAGAEETARRSIGFTEQDHSTDGLEALKRYFTPEFRNRLDAVVQFGSLNEETIRSVVDKFVFELEQQLEEKKVSLTIDADARAWLAEKGYDPKMGARPMARVIQNHIKKPLANELLFGDLVAGGNVRIHVQGDTLAFEINGELRSL is encoded by the coding sequence ATGCTGAGCAAAGAACTCGAATTTACGCTGAACCGGGCCTTCAAGGAGGCGCGCGCGAAGCATCATGAATACATGACGGTCGAGCACATGCTGTTGTCGCTTCTCGATAATCCGACCGCAGCGAAGGTTCTCAAGGCGTGCGGCACGGATGCCGAGAAGCTGCGTCGCGAGATCACCGCCTTCATCGACGAGACCACGCCGCTCATCCCCGACAGCGAGGATCGAGACACGCAGCCGACGCTGGGATTCCAGCGTGTTCTGCAGAGAGCGGTCTTCCATGTGCAGTCCGCCGGCAAAAAGGAGGTCACCGGGGCGAACGTGCTCGTAGCGCTCTTCAGCGAGCAGGACTCACAAGCCGTTTATTTGCTCAATCAGCAGGATGTGACTCGTTTGGACGTCGTCAACTATATCTCCCACGGGATCTCGAAGGTTCCCGGCGAGAGTCAGGACGACGAAATTCCCGGCGATGTCGACGAGCCGCGCGGCGAGGAGAAGGAGGGCAGCAGTCCGCTCGAGACATTTGCAACGAATTTGAACGAGATGGCGCGCATCGGGCGTATCGATCCTCTGATCGGTCGTGCCGCCGAGGTGGAGCGCACCGTTCAGATCCTCTGCCGGCGGCGCAAGAACAATCCGCTGTTCGTCGGCGAGGCCGGCGTGGGCAAGACCGCGATCGCCGAAGGTCTGGCGAAAAAGATCGTCGACGGCGAGGTCCCGGAGATTTTGAGCGATGCGGTCATCTACTCGCTGGATCTCGGCGCCTTGGTCGCCGGAACCAAATATCGGGGTGATTTCGAGAAGCGCCTCAAGGCGGTGCTCGCGCAGCTCAAGCGCCAGCGTCACGCGATCCTCTTCATCGACGAGATCCACACCATCATCGGAGCCGGATCCGCCTCGGGCGGGGTCATGGATGCCTCGAATCTGATCAAGCCCGTGCTGGCGTCCGGCGACCTGCGGTGCATCGGCTCCACGACCTACCAGGAGTATCGCGGGATCTTCGAGAAGGATCGGGCCTTGGCGCGTCGCTTTCAGAAGATCGACGTCGAGGAGCCCTCGGTCGAAGAGACCTTCGAGATCCTCAAGGGCCTTAAGAGCCGGTTCGAGGAACATCATCAGGTCACCTACACCAACCCGGCCTTGCGCGCCGCCGCGGAGCTCTCGAACCGCTACATCAACGACCGTCATCTCCCGGACAAGGCGATCGACGTCATCGACGAGGCCGGTGCCCATGTCCAGCTCAAGAGTCCGGCGAAGCGCAAGAAGCGCATCGATGTCGGGGATGTCGAGGCGATCGTCGCGAAGATGGCCCGGATTCCCTCGAAGAAGGTCTCGGCCTCCGATACCGAGTCGCTCAAGAACCTCGATCGCGATCTCAAGATGGTCGTCTACGGTCAAGACGCGGCGATCGATGCCCTGACCGCCTCCATCCGCATGAACCGCTCGGGCTTGGGGACCGAGGAGAAGCCGATCGGCTCCTTCCTCTTCACCGGACCGACCGGTGTCGGCAAGACGGAGGTGACCCGTCAGTTGGCGCGTATTCTCGGGATGGAGCTTCTGCGCTTCGACATGTCCGAATACATGGAACGGCACACGGTCTCGCGTCTGATCGGCGCGCCGCCCGGATATGTGGGTTTCGATCAGGGCGGTCTGCTGACCGAAGAGGTCAACAAGCATCCGCATGCGGTGTTGCTGCTCGACGAGATCGAAAAGGCGCATCCCGATGTCTTCAACCTGCTCCTGCAGGTGATGGACCACGGGACCCTGACCGACAACAACGGTCGGAAGGCGGACTTCCGCAACGTGGTCTTGGTGATGACGACCAACGCGGGGGCGGAAGAGACCGCGCGCCGCTCGATCGGCTTCACGGAGCAAGATCACTCCACGGACGGTCTCGAGGCGCTCAAGCGCTACTTCACGCCCGAGTTCCGCAATCGGCTCGACGCGGTGGTGCAGTTCGGCTCCCTGAACGAGGAGACGATCCGCAGCGTGGTGGATAAGTTCGTGTTCGAGCTCGAGCAGCAGCTCGAAGAGAAGAAGGTGAGCTTGACGATCGACGCCGATGCCCGTGCCTGGCTGGCGGAGAAGGGCTACGATCCGAAGATGGGCGCCCGGCCGATGGCCCGAGTGATCCAAAACCACATCAAGAAGCCCTTAGCCAACGAGCTTCTCTTCGGCGATTTGGTCGCCGGCGGAAACGTGCGCATCCATGTTCAGGGAGATACGCTTGCGTTCGAGATCAACGGCGAACTCCGCTCGCTATGA
- the infA gene encoding translation initiation factor IF-1: MSKDDVIQMEGTVTETLPNTVFRVELENGHTVTAHISGKMRKHYIRILTGDKVTVELTPYDLTKGRIVYRAR, from the coding sequence ATGTCAAAAGACGACGTTATCCAAATGGAAGGCACGGTCACCGAGACCCTGCCGAACACTGTATTCAGGGTCGAGCTGGAGAACGGTCACACCGTGACGGCTCATATCTCCGGCAAGATGCGCAAGCACTATATCCGCATCCTGACGGGCGACAAGGTCACTGTCGAGCTGACGCCATACGACCTCACGAAAGGCCGCATCGTGTATCGAGCGCGATAA
- the clpS gene encoding ATP-dependent Clp protease adapter ClpS: protein MSDDLPSEERESGLTVQEAKPKLRRPPLFKVLLLNDDYTPMEFVVQVLETFFAMNREKATQIMLHVHTRGRGVCGVYTKDIAETKVSEVNDFARSHQHPLMCTMEEA, encoded by the coding sequence ATGAGTGACGATCTTCCAAGCGAGGAGCGCGAATCAGGGCTGACCGTACAGGAGGCGAAGCCTAAACTGCGTCGGCCGCCCCTATTCAAGGTCCTGTTGCTGAATGATGATTACACGCCGATGGAGTTCGTGGTGCAGGTGCTGGAGACCTTCTTCGCCATGAATCGCGAGAAGGCGACCCAGATCATGCTGCATGTGCACACGCGCGGTCGCGGCGTGTGCGGCGTCTACACGAAAGACATCGCCGAGACCAAGGTGTCGGAGGTGAATGACTTTGCGCGCAGTCACCAACACCCCTTGATGTGCACGATGGAAGAGGCTTAG
- the trxB gene encoding thioredoxin-disulfide reductase codes for MSETKHCRLLILGSGPAGYTAAVYAARANLSPVLVTGLEQGGQLMTTTDVDNWAGDPDGVQGPELMERMRRHAERFETEIIFDHINAVDLGTRPFKLTGDSAVYSCDALIIATGASAMYLGLPSEETFRGRGVSACATCDGFFYRNQKVAVIGGGNTAVEEALYLSNIASEVILVHRRDALRAEKILQKHLFEKAEHGNVKIAWNHTLEEILGDATGVTGMRIKSTLDGPTQDIDLQGVFIAIGHKPNTQIFDGQLKMAGGYIKVNSGIDGNATATSVPGVFAAGDVMDHVYRQAITSAGTGCMAALDAEKYLDALAAGEK; via the coding sequence ATGAGCGAAACCAAGCACTGCCGGCTCTTGATCCTGGGATCCGGCCCCGCCGGCTACACCGCGGCCGTCTACGCCGCTCGCGCCAACCTGAGCCCGGTCCTGGTGACGGGCCTGGAACAAGGCGGCCAGTTGATGACGACGACGGACGTGGACAACTGGGCCGGCGACCCGGACGGTGTCCAGGGGCCCGAGCTGATGGAGCGGATGCGGCGCCACGCCGAGCGCTTCGAGACCGAGATCATCTTCGATCACATCAACGCGGTCGATCTCGGGACGCGTCCCTTCAAGCTGACCGGCGACTCGGCCGTCTACAGCTGCGATGCGCTCATCATCGCCACGGGCGCCAGCGCCATGTATCTCGGTCTGCCCTCGGAGGAAACCTTCCGCGGCCGCGGGGTCTCGGCCTGCGCCACCTGCGACGGCTTTTTTTATCGCAACCAGAAGGTCGCCGTGATCGGCGGCGGCAACACCGCGGTCGAGGAAGCCCTCTATCTGTCGAACATCGCCTCCGAGGTCATCCTGGTACATCGACGCGACGCCCTTCGCGCGGAGAAAATCCTGCAGAAGCATCTCTTTGAAAAGGCCGAGCACGGCAACGTCAAGATCGCCTGGAACCACACGCTCGAGGAGATCCTCGGCGACGCGACCGGCGTCACCGGGATGCGTATCAAGAGCACCTTGGACGGCCCCACGCAGGATATCGATCTCCAAGGCGTCTTCATCGCCATCGGTCACAAGCCCAACACGCAGATCTTCGACGGGCAGCTCAAGATGGCCGGCGGCTACATCAAGGTCAACAGCGGCATCGACGGCAATGCGACGGCCACCTCGGTGCCGGGCGTCTTTGCCGCGGGCGATGTGATGGACCACGTTTATCGTCAGGCGATCACCTCCGCAGGCACCGGTTGCATGGCCGCGTTGGATGCCGAAAAATATCTGGATGCCTTGGCGGCCGGGGAGAAATAG
- a CDS encoding arginyltransferase: MNAADGPLAGRHLALYLTGEHSCSYLSEHRARTLFVDPTAHIDGATYQALVDQGFRRSGAHVYRPACRGCAACVPVRVPVADFVPDRSQRRNWRRNSAELTLLDTPAAFKPSHFELYRRYLMERHPQGGMADEASEGSYRRFLVERWGGSTRFIEMRLDERLVGVAVTDVLEQGLSAVYTFFDPTLSERSPGTFAILAQIEVARRIAAPYLYLGYWLRDSPKMRYKERFRPIEAWDGHKWLRFDRTRPLNLG, translated from the coding sequence ATGAATGCCGCGGACGGCCCCCTTGCAGGGCGCCATCTCGCCCTCTATCTGACCGGCGAGCACAGCTGCTCCTACCTGTCCGAGCACCGGGCGCGGACCCTGTTCGTGGACCCCACGGCCCACATCGACGGCGCGACCTACCAGGCCCTGGTCGATCAGGGGTTCCGCCGCAGCGGCGCACATGTTTACCGGCCGGCCTGTCGCGGCTGCGCGGCCTGCGTGCCGGTACGCGTGCCGGTTGCGGATTTCGTCCCGGACCGCTCGCAACGTCGCAACTGGCGCCGCAACTCGGCCGAGCTGACACTCCTCGACACCCCGGCCGCCTTCAAGCCGAGCCATTTCGAGCTTTACAGACGTTACCTGATGGAGCGCCATCCGCAAGGCGGTATGGCGGACGAGGCATCCGAAGGCAGCTACCGCCGTTTTCTTGTCGAACGCTGGGGCGGCTCGACCCGCTTCATCGAGATGAGGCTCGACGAGCGACTGGTCGGCGTGGCCGTGACGGACGTCCTCGAGCAGGGGCTCTCCGCTGTTTACACCTTCTTCGACCCGACGCTCTCGGAACGCTCGCCGGGGACCTTCGCCATCCTGGCGCAGATCGAAGTGGCTCGACGCATCGCAGCGCCCTACCTCTATCTGGGCTATTGGCTTCGAGACTCGCCGAAGATGCGGTATAAAGAGCGATTCCGCCCGATCGAGGCGTGGGACGGCCACAAGTGGCTCAGGTTCGATCGTACGCGGCCCTTGAACCTCGGTTAA
- a CDS encoding high-potential iron-sulfur protein, which yields MSDKPMSKSRRDAVKVMLGTAAAIPVINLVGFGTARAEVPANAVAANDPTAVALKYNHDATQSDRAAAARPGLPADEQICENCQFHLPEVAGATEVWHGCSLFPGKLINVNGWCASWTLKAG from the coding sequence ATGTCCGATAAGCCAATGAGCAAGAGCCGTCGAGACGCTGTCAAGGTGATGCTGGGTACCGCTGCCGCGATCCCGGTCATCAATCTGGTCGGCTTCGGCACCGCGCGCGCGGAGGTGCCTGCGAACGCAGTCGCCGCGAACGACCCGACCGCGGTCGCGCTCAAGTACAACCACGATGCGACCCAGTCCGACCGTGCCGCTGCGGCCCGTCCGGGTCTGCCGGCCGACGAGCAGATCTGCGAAAACTGTCAGTTCCACCTCCCCGAGGTCGCTGGTGCGACCGAGGTGTGGCACGGCTGCAGCCTGTTCCCCGGCAAGTTGATCAACGTCAACGGCTGGTGCGCGTCCTGGACCCTGAAGGCCGGCTGA
- the aat gene encoding leucyl/phenylalanyl-tRNA--protein transferase: MIPRLDPHDRSAFPDVRHALREPNGLLAFGGDLSPERLESAYRCGIFPWFSEGDPILWWSPDPRTVLFPQSLQVPRSLRKRLRRQTFRVTMDRDFGAVIRGCAAPRDAHGGTWILPEMVMAYETLHRRGIAHSVEVWQDGELVGGLYGVAVGGAFFGESMFSRATDASKVALAHLCERLTRWGFGLIDCQMRTEHLIRLGAVEIPRDELVRRLDRLCRLPAPDTPGRHWDDGREHIPLLDGNAETP, translated from the coding sequence ATGATCCCACGCCTTGATCCGCACGACCGGTCCGCATTCCCGGATGTTCGCCACGCCCTGCGCGAGCCGAACGGCCTGCTCGCGTTCGGCGGCGATCTGTCCCCGGAGCGCCTCGAAAGCGCCTACAGATGCGGCATCTTTCCCTGGTTCAGCGAAGGCGACCCCATCCTCTGGTGGTCCCCGGACCCGCGCACCGTGCTCTTTCCGCAATCCTTGCAGGTGCCGCGCAGCCTGCGCAAACGACTGCGCAGGCAGACCTTCAGGGTCACCATGGATCGCGACTTCGGCGCAGTCATTCGCGGCTGCGCCGCACCGCGAGACGCACACGGCGGCACCTGGATCCTTCCGGAGATGGTGATGGCATACGAAACCCTGCATCGACGCGGGATCGCGCATTCGGTCGAGGTTTGGCAGGACGGAGAGCTCGTCGGCGGCCTTTACGGGGTTGCCGTCGGAGGCGCATTTTTCGGGGAGTCGATGTTCAGCCGGGCGACCGACGCCTCGAAGGTTGCACTCGCGCATCTGTGCGAACGCCTGACGCGCTGGGGATTCGGCCTGATCGACTGTCAGATGCGCACCGAGCATCTGATCCGTTTGGGCGCCGTCGAGATCCCGCGCGACGAGCTGGTGCGTCGCTTGGATCGACTCTGCCGGCTGCCCGCTCCGGATACGCCCGGTCGACACTGGGACGACGGACGCGAGCACATCCCCCTTCTCGACGGCAACGCGGAGACACCATGA
- a CDS encoding sodium:proton antiporter: protein MRLFDVLAVLIGFSALFSWLNDRFLKLPNAIGLMLIALAFSLVLLLPFPFARALEHEVQRMLASIDFSEALLQGMLGFLLFAGALHVDLRELARHKWAIAILASASVVGATILIGCGSWLLFFALGIEIPLIYCMLLGALISPTDPVAVLGILKSAKAPKSLEMKITGESLFNDGVAVVVFMLLAGLAAGETTPGFGDTLMIFATEIVGGLAFGFVIGWIALYMISKTANYQVEIMVTLALAMSGYAIAEHAHVSAPIAIVVAGLIIGSRGRAIAVTEATRYRLDDFWELVDEILNAVLFVIIGLEVLAISITGQFMLAGLLAIPLVLLARLASVGLPFHLLRRHRHFEPGFLSILTWGGLRGGISVALALSLPEGEPRDLILSVTYIIVVFSVLVQGLTLGPLVRRVTASAEGTKHP, encoded by the coding sequence ATGCGACTCTTTGATGTTCTCGCCGTCCTGATCGGATTCTCGGCGCTTTTCAGTTGGCTGAACGATCGCTTTCTCAAGCTGCCGAACGCCATCGGGCTGATGCTGATCGCCCTGGCGTTTTCACTCGTGCTCTTGCTGCCGTTCCCGTTCGCGAGGGCGTTGGAGCACGAGGTTCAACGCATGCTGGCCAGCATCGATTTCAGCGAGGCCCTGCTGCAGGGGATGCTGGGGTTTTTGCTCTTCGCGGGCGCGCTCCACGTCGACCTGCGGGAGCTCGCCAGGCACAAGTGGGCGATCGCGATCCTCGCCTCGGCAAGCGTCGTCGGCGCGACCATCCTCATCGGCTGCGGAAGCTGGCTCCTATTCTTTGCACTCGGCATCGAGATCCCGCTCATCTACTGCATGCTCCTGGGTGCACTCATCTCGCCCACCGACCCGGTCGCGGTGCTCGGCATCCTGAAGAGCGCAAAGGCCCCGAAGTCGCTGGAGATGAAGATCACCGGGGAGTCGCTCTTCAACGACGGCGTCGCGGTCGTGGTCTTCATGCTGCTGGCAGGTCTCGCTGCCGGCGAGACGACCCCGGGGTTCGGCGACACTCTGATGATCTTCGCCACCGAGATCGTCGGAGGGCTGGCGTTCGGCTTCGTCATCGGCTGGATCGCGCTGTACATGATCAGCAAGACCGCCAACTATCAGGTCGAGATCATGGTGACCCTGGCGCTGGCCATGAGCGGCTATGCCATCGCCGAGCATGCACACGTCTCGGCACCGATCGCCATCGTGGTCGCCGGCCTCATCATCGGCAGTCGGGGCCGCGCCATCGCCGTGACGGAGGCCACCCGGTATCGATTGGACGACTTTTGGGAGCTGGTCGACGAGATCCTCAACGCCGTCTTGTTCGTGATCATCGGATTGGAGGTTTTGGCAATCAGCATCACGGGGCAATTCATGCTGGCCGGTCTCCTCGCGATCCCGTTGGTGCTGCTCGCGCGACTGGCCAGTGTCGGTCTGCCCTTCCACCTGCTGCGCCGCCATCGCCACTTCGAGCCGGGCTTTCTCTCGATCCTGACCTGGGGCGGTCTGCGCGGCGGGATCTCGGTGGCCTTGGCCCTGTCGCTGCCGGAAGGCGAGCCTCGCGATCTGATCTTGAGCGTGACCTACATCATCGTGGTCTTTTCCGTCCTGGTGCAGGGCCTGACACTGGGACCGTTGGTTCGCCGCGTGACCGCGAGTGCCGAGGGGACAAAACACCCGTGA
- the rlmE gene encoding 23S rRNA (uridine(2552)-2'-O)-methyltransferase RlmE — protein MAKTASSRKWLERQHSDPYVKRAQREGYRSRAAYKLLEIQEKDRIFRPGMRVLDLGAAPGSWSQIAARLVGARGSVVALDLLPMDPLVGVVVMQGDFREPEMLEQLCETLGGESLDLVLSDMAPNITGMTVVDQPRAMYLVELALDLARLRLQPGGSLVVKVFQGTGFDDILTELRRSFSKVVSRKPKSSRSQSRELYLVGKGFHP, from the coding sequence ATGGCGAAAACAGCCTCAAGCCGGAAATGGCTCGAACGGCAGCACAGCGATCCCTATGTCAAGCGCGCGCAGCGCGAGGGGTATCGTTCACGCGCCGCCTATAAACTGCTCGAGATCCAGGAGAAGGATCGGATCTTTCGCCCCGGGATGAGAGTCTTGGATCTTGGGGCCGCTCCGGGCAGTTGGTCACAGATCGCCGCACGCCTCGTCGGGGCGCGCGGCAGTGTCGTTGCGCTCGATCTGTTGCCGATGGATCCGCTGGTCGGCGTCGTCGTCATGCAGGGCGACTTTCGCGAGCCCGAGATGCTCGAGCAGCTCTGTGAAACCTTGGGCGGCGAGTCGCTCGATCTGGTGCTCTCGGATATGGCCCCCAATATAACCGGCATGACAGTCGTGGATCAGCCGCGCGCGATGTATCTTGTGGAATTGGCCTTGGATCTTGCGCGGTTGCGTCTGCAACCCGGCGGGTCTCTGGTCGTCAAAGTGTTCCAAGGCACGGGCTTCGACGACATCCTGACCGAGCTGCGACGGAGCTTCTCCAAAGTGGTCAGTCGTAAGCCCAAATCGTCGCGATCCCAGAGCCGGGAGCTTTACCTGGTCGGCAAAGGCTTTCATCCTTGA
- a CDS encoding C40 family peptidase, with protein MTCRQGGCILCALLIAGFLSGCATPRKDLAGPRADVVLAGLSQVGTPYVYGGNSPGQGLDCSGLTYYAHHVAGVQIPRVSIEQLRAATPVPGRQPRAGDMVFFRTGPGQHHVGLMVDNERFVHASTSRREVRLDRLETPYWQARYLGAGTYLD; from the coding sequence ATGACGTGTCGGCAAGGCGGTTGCATTCTCTGCGCCCTTCTCATCGCCGGGTTCCTGTCCGGTTGCGCCACTCCGCGTAAGGATCTCGCCGGCCCGCGCGCCGACGTGGTGCTGGCCGGCTTGTCTCAAGTCGGAACGCCGTATGTCTACGGAGGAAACTCGCCCGGCCAGGGTCTGGATTGCTCCGGGCTGACCTATTACGCGCACCATGTCGCCGGCGTGCAGATCCCGCGTGTCTCGATCGAGCAGCTGCGCGCCGCCACGCCGGTTCCGGGTCGTCAGCCGCGGGCCGGCGACATGGTCTTCTTCCGCACCGGACCGGGGCAGCACCATGTCGGGCTGATGGTGGACAACGAACGTTTCGTGCATGCCTCGACGTCCCGCCGAGAGGTCCGGCTCGATCGCCTCGAGACGCCTTACTGGCAGGCCCGTTACCTCGGTGCCGGAACCTATCTCGACTGA
- the cspD gene encoding cold shock domain-containing protein CspD: MITGVVKWFNNAKGYGFVQPDGRDEDVFVHFSAIDMDGYKTLREGQKVQFEISQGPKGLHAANVHRVS, from the coding sequence ATGATTACCGGTGTTGTCAAGTGGTTCAATAACGCCAAGGGTTACGGGTTCGTGCAACCCGATGGCCGCGACGAGGACGTCTTCGTCCACTTCTCGGCCATCGACATGGATGGCTACAAGACCTTACGCGAGGGGCAAAAAGTCCAATTCGAGATCAGTCAGGGCCCGAAAGGCCTGCATGCGGCCAACGTGCACCGCGTGAGTTGA
- a CDS encoding GNAT family N-acetyltransferase produces MYRLTTHSAIADIPADQWNRLAGDDSPFLRHEFLDAMERHGCVGESLGWLPRHLALHDADGHLVAAAPCYLKFNSYGEFVFDWSWADAYRRKGLRYYPKLVIASPYTPATGPRLLTGDSPARREHARALIQGAIRVAEEAGVSSLHWLFTADDEQALLEDQGLLRRVGCQFHWHNRGYSTFEDYLGTFTAEKRKKVKRERRRVVESGVRIRRIPGNAVTEAEWATFHRLYCDTFDKRGGIPTFSLPFFQAIGETMGESLLLVLAEYGNDIVAAAFDLVGARSLYGRHWGCFQDFHSLHFEACYYQGLDYCIEQGLTRFEPGAQGEHKVSRGFLPTPTWSAHWIADPAFRDAIARFVTLEAEGMDDYIAEMQAHSPYRRDSSASAVSAPAAGRDSE; encoded by the coding sequence ATGTACAGACTGACGACCCACTCGGCGATTGCCGACATCCCCGCGGATCAATGGAACCGGCTCGCCGGGGACGACAGCCCCTTCCTGCGTCACGAGTTCCTCGATGCCATGGAGCGTCACGGCTGCGTCGGCGAGTCGCTCGGCTGGCTGCCGCGGCACCTTGCGCTGCACGATGCGGATGGACATCTGGTCGCGGCTGCGCCCTGCTATCTGAAGTTCAACTCCTACGGAGAATTCGTCTTCGACTGGAGCTGGGCCGACGCCTATCGGCGCAAGGGGTTGCGGTACTATCCGAAGCTCGTCATCGCATCGCCTTACACGCCGGCGACGGGGCCGCGGCTCCTGACCGGGGATTCGCCTGCCCGCCGAGAGCATGCACGCGCGCTGATTCAGGGCGCGATCCGGGTGGCCGAGGAGGCAGGAGTCTCCTCGCTGCATTGGCTCTTCACGGCGGACGACGAGCAGGCACTGCTCGAGGATCAGGGTCTGCTCCGACGCGTCGGCTGTCAGTTTCACTGGCACAACCGGGGCTACAGCACGTTCGAGGACTATCTCGGGACCTTTACGGCCGAAAAGCGCAAAAAGGTCAAACGCGAGCGGCGCCGTGTCGTCGAATCCGGTGTACGGATTCGACGCATCCCGGGCAACGCGGTCACGGAGGCGGAATGGGCCACCTTCCATCGCCTCTATTGCGACACCTTCGACAAGCGCGGCGGGATCCCGACCTTCTCGCTGCCCTTCTTCCAAGCCATCGGCGAGACGATGGGCGAGAGTCTGCTGCTGGTGCTGGCCGAGTACGGCAACGACATCGTCGCCGCCGCCTTTGACCTGGTCGGCGCACGCTCGCTCTACGGACGCCATTGGGGATGTTTTCAGGACTTCCACAGCCTGCATTTCGAGGCCTGCTACTATCAGGGCCTGGACTATTGCATCGAGCAGGGTCTAACCCGCTTCGAGCCGGGTGCGCAAGGCGAGCACAAGGTCAGCCGCGGCTTCCTGCCGACCCCGACCTGGTCGGCCCATTGGATCGCCGACCCGGCCTTCCGCGACGCCATCGCACGCTTCGTGACCCTCGAGGCAGAGGGCATGGACGACTACATCGCCGAGATGCAGGCCCACAGTCCCTACCGCCGAGACAGCAGCGCATCGGCGGTCTCGGCACCGGCGGCCGGACGCGATTCGGAATGA